In a single window of the Niabella ginsenosidivorans genome:
- the rpoB gene encoding DNA-directed RNA polymerase subunit beta: protein MSSTQVNSRVNFGKIKHLAETPDLLEVQIQSFKEFFQLETTPDKRNNEGLFRVFKDNFPITDTRNIFVLEFLDYFIDPPRYSIDECMERGLTYAVPLKAKLKLSCNDEEHVDFQTIVQDVFLGNIPYMTPRGTFVINGAERVVVSQLHRSPGVFFGQSVHPNGTKIYSARVIPFKGSWMEFATDINNVMYAYIDRKKKFPVTTLLRAIGYETDKDILELFGMADEVPGDRKSLEKQLGKRLAARVLRTWVEDFVDEDTGEVVSIERNEIVMERDVVLDEEAIDIIADMDVKSIFVQREDVGGDYAIIYNTLNKDTSNSELEAVQFIYRQLRGADAPDNETARGIIDKLFFSDKRYDLGEVGRYKINRKLNIDAPITQKTLTKEDIIEIIKYLVRLTNGKAEIDDIDHLSNRRVRTVGEQLYAQFGVGLARMARTIRERMNVRDNEVFTPVDLINARTLSSVINSFFGTSQLSQFLDQTNPLSEITHKRRISALGPGGLSRERAGFEVRDVHYSHYGRLCTIETPEGPNIGLISTLCVHAKINEMGFIETPYRKVTDGKVNMKELELLSAEEEDTAKIAQANAKLDEQGNFVNERVASRETGDFPILDKHEVEYMDVAPNQIVGLSASLIPFLEHDDANRALMGSNMQRQAVPLLRPDEPIVGTGLEGKAARDSRIQIHAEGNGVVEFVDANEIHVRYDRDVNEKLVSFEEDLKVYKLTKFIKTNHETCMNLNPAVRKGQKVKAGDFLTNGYATRNGELALGKNLKVAFMPWKGYNFEDAIVISERVVKEDMFTSIHISEYELEVRDTKLGEEELTSDIPNVSEEATKDLDENGIIRIGAQVKEGDILIGKITPKGESDPTPEEKLLRAIFGDKAGDAKDASLKAPNGVEGVVIGKKLFQRAKKDKNAKVREKAAIEKLDKAHEKNEQDLLNVLLEKLGTILENQTSAGVTNSFDEIVIGKGAKFNAKNLASLDYANINPLNWTNDQKINDQINTLLHNYNIKYNEELGRYKREKFNISIGDELPAGVLKLAKVYLAVKRKLKVGDKMAGRHGNKGIVAKIVRQEDMPFLEDGSPVDIVLNPLGVPSRMNLGQIYETVLGWAGKELGVKFATPIFDGAEPEEIEKYCEDANIPKFGHTYLYDGETGERFHQKATVGVIYMIKLHHMVDDKMHARSIGPYSLITQQPLGGKAQFGGQRFGEMEVWALEAYGASNILQELLTIKSDDIIGRAKTYESIVKGDNIPRAGVPESFNVLIHELRGLGLDLSFE, encoded by the coding sequence ATGTCATCTACACAAGTGAATTCAAGAGTAAATTTCGGAAAGATCAAGCATTTAGCTGAAACACCCGATCTTCTGGAAGTTCAGATTCAATCTTTTAAGGAGTTTTTCCAATTAGAAACCACACCAGACAAACGTAACAATGAGGGCCTTTTCCGTGTATTTAAGGATAATTTCCCGATCACAGATACCCGCAATATTTTTGTGCTGGAGTTCCTGGATTATTTTATTGATCCGCCCCGTTATTCTATTGACGAGTGCATGGAACGTGGGCTTACCTATGCGGTGCCCTTAAAAGCAAAACTGAAATTAAGCTGTAACGATGAGGAGCACGTTGATTTCCAGACGATCGTTCAGGATGTGTTTTTAGGGAACATTCCTTACATGACCCCCCGTGGTACCTTTGTGATCAATGGCGCTGAGCGCGTGGTGGTTTCCCAGCTGCACCGCTCTCCCGGCGTATTCTTCGGGCAATCAGTGCACCCTAACGGCACAAAGATTTATTCTGCCCGTGTCATTCCTTTCAAGGGCTCATGGATGGAATTTGCTACTGACATTAATAATGTAATGTATGCATACATCGATCGCAAGAAAAAGTTCCCGGTAACTACATTACTGCGTGCCATCGGATATGAAACGGATAAAGACATCCTGGAATTATTTGGTATGGCTGATGAAGTGCCGGGTGACCGTAAATCCCTTGAAAAGCAGCTGGGCAAACGTCTTGCTGCCCGCGTATTGCGCACATGGGTAGAAGATTTTGTGGATGAAGATACCGGTGAAGTGGTTTCCATTGAGCGGAATGAGATCGTAATGGAGCGAGACGTGGTGCTGGATGAAGAAGCGATCGACATTATTGCAGATATGGATGTGAAGAGCATTTTTGTGCAGCGGGAGGATGTAGGTGGCGACTATGCGATCATCTATAATACCCTGAATAAAGATACTTCCAACAGCGAGCTGGAAGCGGTTCAGTTCATCTACCGCCAGTTAAGAGGTGCGGATGCTCCTGATAACGAAACAGCCCGCGGCATTATTGATAAATTATTCTTCAGCGATAAACGTTATGACCTGGGTGAGGTAGGACGCTACAAGATCAACCGTAAACTGAACATTGATGCGCCCATCACTCAAAAAACGCTGACCAAGGAAGATATTATTGAAATTATCAAATACCTGGTACGTTTAACCAATGGTAAGGCCGAGATCGATGATATCGATCACCTGAGCAACCGCCGTGTACGTACCGTAGGTGAACAATTATATGCACAGTTTGGTGTAGGCCTGGCAAGGATGGCACGTACCATCCGTGAGCGCATGAACGTAAGGGATAACGAGGTATTCACACCTGTTGACCTGATCAATGCGCGTACGCTTTCTTCGGTGATCAACTCGTTCTTTGGTACCTCCCAGTTATCACAGTTCCTGGATCAGACCAACCCGTTATCTGAAATTACGCACAAGCGCCGTATTTCCGCGTTAGGGCCAGGCGGTCTGAGCCGTGAGCGTGCAGGGTTTGAGGTGCGCGATGTGCACTACAGCCACTACGGCCGCCTTTGTACCATTGAAACGCCGGAAGGTCCGAACATTGGTCTGATCTCCACCCTTTGTGTGCATGCCAAGATCAATGAAATGGGCTTTATTGAAACGCCTTACCGTAAAGTAACGGATGGTAAGGTAAATATGAAAGAACTGGAATTGCTGAGCGCAGAAGAAGAGGATACCGCAAAGATCGCACAGGCAAATGCCAAGCTGGATGAGCAGGGCAATTTTGTGAACGAGCGCGTGGCAAGCCGCGAGACCGGTGATTTCCCGATCCTTGACAAGCATGAAGTAGAATACATGGATGTGGCGCCCAACCAGATCGTGGGCCTGAGCGCTTCACTGATCCCGTTCCTGGAGCATGATGATGCCAACCGTGCGCTGATGGGATCAAACATGCAACGCCAGGCAGTGCCGTTATTGCGCCCGGATGAGCCAATTGTAGGTACAGGTTTGGAAGGTAAAGCGGCAAGGGATTCCAGGATCCAGATCCACGCAGAAGGCAACGGTGTGGTGGAGTTTGTGGATGCCAACGAGATCCATGTTCGTTATGACAGGGATGTAAATGAAAAGCTGGTAAGCTTTGAAGAAGACCTGAAAGTATACAAACTGACCAAATTCATAAAGACCAACCACGAAACCTGTATGAACCTGAATCCTGCTGTTCGGAAAGGGCAAAAGGTAAAGGCAGGTGATTTCCTCACCAATGGTTATGCTACAAGAAATGGCGAGCTGGCATTGGGTAAAAACCTGAAAGTGGCGTTCATGCCCTGGAAAGGCTATAACTTTGAGGATGCCATCGTGATCAGTGAAAGAGTGGTAAAAGAGGATATGTTCACTTCTATCCATATTTCCGAATATGAGCTGGAAGTGCGCGATACAAAGCTGGGCGAAGAAGAATTAACATCTGATATCCCGAACGTTTCTGAAGAAGCTACAAAAGACCTGGACGAGAACGGTATCATCCGTATTGGTGCACAGGTTAAAGAAGGCGATATCTTAATTGGTAAGATCACCCCGAAAGGAGAAAGTGATCCGACCCCTGAAGAAAAATTGCTGCGCGCCATCTTTGGTGATAAAGCAGGCGATGCAAAGGATGCTTCTTTAAAGGCGCCCAACGGGGTAGAAGGTGTGGTGATTGGTAAAAAATTATTCCAGCGTGCTAAAAAAGATAAGAACGCCAAGGTACGTGAAAAAGCTGCTATTGAAAAGCTGGATAAAGCACATGAGAAGAATGAGCAGGATCTGCTGAACGTGCTGCTGGAAAAATTAGGCACTATCCTGGAAAATCAGACATCCGCCGGCGTTACGAACAGCTTTGACGAGATCGTGATCGGTAAAGGTGCCAAGTTCAATGCAAAGAACCTGGCTTCCCTGGATTATGCCAACATCAATCCGCTGAACTGGACCAATGACCAGAAGATCAATGACCAGATCAATACCTTACTGCACAACTACAATATCAAATACAATGAAGAGCTGGGAAGGTATAAAAGGGAAAAATTCAACATCTCCATTGGTGATGAATTACCGGCTGGTGTATTAAAGCTGGCTAAAGTATACCTGGCAGTAAAACGTAAACTAAAAGTGGGTGATAAGATGGCAGGACGCCATGGTAATAAAGGGATTGTTGCCAAGATCGTTCGCCAGGAAGATATGCCGTTCCTTGAGGACGGAAGCCCGGTAGATATTGTGCTGAACCCGCTTGGGGTACCCAGCCGTATGAACCTGGGCCAGATCTATGAAACGGTATTAGGCTGGGCCGGTAAAGAGCTGGGAGTGAAGTTTGCCACACCTATTTTTGATGGGGCAGAACCGGAGGAGATTGAGAAATATTGTGAAGATGCCAACATTCCCAAATTCGGGCATACCTACCTGTATGACGGGGAAACCGGCGAGCGCTTTCACCAGAAAGCCACTGTGGGCGTTATCTACATGATCAAACTGCACCACATGGTGGATGACAAGATGCACGCGCGTTCCATAGGGCCATACAGCCTGATCACACAACAACCTTTGGGTGGTAAAGCCCAGTTCGGTGGTCAGCGTTTTGGTGAAATGGAAGTGTGGGCGCTGGAAGCTTACGGTGCTTCCAATATCCTTCAGGAATTATTGACCATTAAATCCGATGATATCATAGGCCGTGCAAAAACCTATGAAAGCATTGTGAAGGGAGATAATATTCCAAGAGCGGGTGTGCCGGAATCCTTTAATGTATTGATCCATGAGCTCAGAGGTTTAGGTTTAGACCTGAGTTTTGAATAA
- a CDS encoding helix-hairpin-helix domain-containing protein, protein MKKTVWKEYLQFSRKEQLGLLVLVIIIFVFAVFPFIPFQQNPEAAIGKQEDTMLHKALITLDEKKEQQQNYDQENDAVSYYQKDPRTNAYAAFNGHLFRFDPNTLDKNGWKELGLRDRTIQTIINYRNKGGRFRRPDDLQKIYGLHQNEFERLKPYIVISGQELSSQRTDNAYPERPDAQRHPQRKAIAPIDINQADTAAFISLSGIGSRLAARIVNFRDKLGGFYSIDQIGETYGVPDSTFQKIKPWLRLGTFPVKKLNINTAAYEELNAHPYISSKLAYLISKQRRLAPVTTMEALKALVAQTNDAFEKLAPYVRFD, encoded by the coding sequence ATGAAAAAAACAGTATGGAAAGAATACCTGCAATTTTCAAGAAAAGAGCAATTGGGCTTATTAGTGCTGGTAATTATAATTTTTGTGTTTGCGGTCTTCCCGTTTATTCCTTTTCAACAAAATCCGGAAGCAGCAATCGGAAAGCAAGAAGATACAATGCTGCATAAGGCCCTTATAACGTTGGATGAAAAAAAAGAACAGCAGCAAAACTATGACCAGGAAAACGATGCCGTTTCCTATTATCAGAAGGACCCGCGCACAAATGCCTATGCTGCTTTTAACGGACACTTGTTCCGTTTTGATCCCAATACACTGGATAAAAACGGATGGAAAGAACTGGGATTAAGAGACCGTACCATCCAGACCATCATCAATTACCGCAATAAAGGCGGCCGGTTTCGCCGGCCGGATGACCTGCAGAAGATCTATGGCCTGCACCAGAACGAGTTTGAGCGGCTGAAGCCTTATATAGTCATCAGCGGCCAGGAGCTCAGCAGTCAGCGGACGGATAATGCATACCCGGAAAGACCAGATGCCCAACGCCATCCGCAACGTAAAGCCATTGCTCCCATTGATATCAACCAGGCAGATACTGCGGCTTTTATTAGTTTATCCGGTATCGGCAGCAGGCTGGCAGCAAGGATCGTGAACTTCAGGGATAAATTAGGTGGCTTCTATAGCATTGACCAGATAGGTGAAACCTATGGCGTGCCCGATTCAACTTTTCAGAAAATAAAACCCTGGCTGCGGCTGGGCACTTTTCCCGTAAAAAAGCTCAATATTAATACCGCAGCTTATGAGGAGCTGAATGCGCACCCTTATATCAGCAGTAAGCTGGCTTATCTTATCAGCAAACAACGCAGGCTGGCGCCGGTTACCACTATGGAAGCGCTAAAGGCACTGGTAGCGCAAACCAATGACGCTTTTGAAAAGCTGGCGCCTTATGTACGTTTTGATTAA
- a CDS encoding DUF3375 domain-containing protein, protein MRKEHGTVMTKDDVGFLIQSSPALQMLRLRNAGWVLPFLYEAFKEPRKMVIREDQLVMQLAEVLSQHAEGTEDLEEARIEFGEDEESRSRKYLLSWVQKRILQDFPDTEGHTHYQLSAYTEKVFQWMQNLQLGQHHVGTESRFKILFASLRDMVENTEDNREKKLQQLKDRRAAVDKEIKALEMGVAPQRYNNAQVQERLDLFIRLCYELIGDFREVEDNFKQIHRSIVEQHTKAEQNKGAIVGFAFESYDALRNSNQGKSFYAFWDFLISRSGQEDWRRLTDQLIQLLQDRQLEADTEFLQNIKSFLLEQGKAVYEANDRMAEKLSRIITEKEITRHRRLRQQISSIKELIFDYMDDEAIPAGIVLDEPSDIKMVMDRKLTLEQKTATGTLKQPVAAVEKIADVERFNRLLNTSFIDKKALWQKVEQVLAKKQTATLKEVIESTSLENGLAEVISYYSFLKEKSKRVQVVADTMELIPINSPATKFVEVPYLLFSK, encoded by the coding sequence TTGAGGAAAGAGCATGGAACGGTTATGACAAAAGATGATGTAGGCTTTTTAATACAATCCTCCCCCGCCCTGCAGATGCTGCGGCTGCGGAATGCGGGCTGGGTATTGCCTTTTTTATATGAAGCGTTTAAGGAACCAAGGAAGATGGTAATCAGGGAAGATCAACTGGTTATGCAGCTTGCTGAAGTCCTGAGTCAGCATGCAGAAGGAACAGAAGATCTGGAAGAAGCCAGAATAGAATTTGGTGAAGATGAGGAAAGCCGCAGCAGGAAATACCTGCTGAGCTGGGTGCAGAAAAGAATATTGCAGGATTTTCCTGATACGGAAGGCCATACCCATTATCAGTTAAGCGCCTATACGGAAAAAGTGTTCCAATGGATGCAGAATCTGCAACTGGGTCAGCACCATGTGGGCACAGAAAGCCGGTTTAAGATATTATTTGCATCCCTGCGGGATATGGTGGAAAACACGGAAGACAACCGTGAAAAAAAGCTGCAGCAGCTCAAAGACCGGCGGGCCGCTGTTGATAAAGAGATCAAAGCACTGGAAATGGGAGTAGCCCCACAACGTTACAATAATGCCCAGGTGCAGGAACGGCTCGATCTGTTTATCAGGCTGTGCTATGAGCTGATCGGCGACTTCCGGGAGGTGGAAGATAATTTCAAACAGATCCACCGCAGTATTGTTGAGCAGCATACAAAAGCAGAACAGAACAAAGGCGCCATTGTGGGCTTTGCCTTTGAGTCTTACGATGCCTTGCGCAACAGCAACCAGGGAAAAAGTTTTTATGCCTTCTGGGATTTTTTAATATCGCGCAGCGGGCAGGAAGACTGGCGCAGGTTAACGGATCAACTGATCCAACTGTTGCAGGACCGGCAACTGGAGGCAGATACGGAGTTCCTGCAGAACATCAAGTCGTTCTTACTGGAACAGGGCAAAGCTGTTTACGAGGCCAATGACCGCATGGCGGAAAAGTTAAGCCGCATTATTACTGAAAAGGAAATTACCCGGCACCGCCGGTTGCGGCAACAGATCAGCAGCATTAAAGAACTGATCTTTGACTATATGGATGATGAAGCCATTCCTGCAGGCATTGTTCTTGATGAGCCCTCTGACATAAAGATGGTTATGGATCGCAAGCTGACCCTGGAGCAGAAGACAGCCACAGGCACCTTAAAGCAGCCCGTTGCTGCTGTTGAAAAGATAGCAGATGTGGAGCGCTTTAACCGGCTGCTGAATACCAGCTTTATTGATAAAAAAGCGCTCTGGCAAAAAGTAGAACAGGTACTGGCAAAAAAGCAAACAGCTACTTTAAAGGAGGTCATAGAATCCACTTCGCTGGAAAACGGGCTGGCGGAGGTGATCAGTTATTACAGTTTTTTAAAGGAAAAATCCAAAAGGGTGCAGGTAGTTGCAGATACAATGGAGCTGATTCCCATTAATTCACCGGCAACAAAATTTGTAGAAGTGCCCTATTTACTATTCAGCAAATAA
- a CDS encoding DUF4194 domain-containing protein encodes MAVQIHAFTPLFIKLLKGPIEYLEKSSWEKLLQYKTEVTTFLQQLGLTLVLDEQDGYAYIRHSITEEDTTSISWVQRRSLTYDESVLLVLLRDMMAEFEVGAATHRELIKKRREIKEYAEVFFRENASRVKVLKDIDRLIDRLEENGFLEKTENHDVADEQKFRIRKIIKARVDSEILEDFKQQLTAHAAKRIQHG; translated from the coding sequence ATGGCGGTTCAGATACATGCATTTACACCCTTATTTATAAAATTACTAAAAGGCCCCATCGAATACCTTGAAAAAAGCAGCTGGGAAAAATTGCTGCAATATAAAACAGAGGTGACCACTTTTCTCCAGCAACTGGGGCTGACCCTGGTACTGGACGAGCAGGATGGTTATGCCTATATACGGCATAGTATTACGGAAGAAGACACTACCAGCATCAGTTGGGTGCAGCGCCGTTCCCTTACTTATGATGAAAGTGTGCTCCTTGTTCTGCTGCGGGATATGATGGCAGAGTTTGAGGTAGGGGCAGCTACCCACCGCGAACTGATCAAAAAGCGCAGGGAGATAAAAGAGTACGCCGAAGTCTTTTTCCGGGAAAACGCCAGCCGTGTAAAAGTATTAAAAGATATAGACCGGCTGATTGACCGGCTGGAGGAGAACGGGTTCCTGGAAAAAACCGAGAACCATGATGTGGCAGACGAACAAAAATTCCGCATCCGCAAGATTATTAAAGCAAGAGTAGACAGTGAGATCCTGGAAGATTTTAAACAGCAACTAACAGCACATGCAGCTAAACGTATTCAGCACGGATAA